Proteins encoded by one window of Swingsia samuiensis:
- a CDS encoding class I SAM-dependent DNA methyltransferase has product MPRGRPHKNPEDVTVKKPAAKAKAKATMANLGFEAQMFQAADKLRKNLGASDYKHVVLGLVFLRYISTAFEARHAALMAEDPIAAEDADEYLAENIFWVPVGARWSHLQANARSAGIGKIIDDAMLEIEKANPEQLKGVLPKDYARPSLDSVMLGELIDLIAKIGMGGSDDQALDVLGRVYEYFLGGFAGAEGKRGGEFYTPSSVVRTLVSMIEPYKGRVYDPCCGSGGMFVQSERFVEEHGGKLGDIAIYGQESNHTTWRLAKMNLAVRGIGADIRWNNEGSFLRDELRDLRFDYILANPPFNISDWWNDALEEDPRWTDYGKPPASNANYAWLQHILWHLAPHGVAGVVLANGSMSSNQNNEGEIRRRMVEADVVDCMVALPGQLFYSTQIPACLWLLTRNKKPKDWRDRCGEMLFIDARKLGSMVDRTRRELTDADVAKIAAIYHAWRGEKGAEDYADIAGFCRSVSLEEVAQHGFVLTPGRYVGAEEQEEDSVPFAERFAALEKTLQEQFQQGEALNAKISASLKQIVAEGAE; this is encoded by the coding sequence ATGCCGCGCGGACGCCCACACAAAAATCCTGAAGACGTTACCGTTAAGAAGCCTGCCGCGAAAGCGAAGGCAAAAGCGACGATGGCCAATTTGGGCTTTGAGGCACAGATGTTTCAGGCGGCGGACAAGCTGCGGAAAAATCTTGGGGCGTCTGATTACAAGCATGTCGTGCTTGGCTTGGTTTTTTTACGGTATATTTCCACCGCCTTTGAAGCCCGTCATGCTGCCCTGATGGCGGAGGATCCGATTGCGGCGGAAGATGCGGATGAATATCTGGCGGAGAATATTTTCTGGGTGCCGGTTGGGGCACGTTGGTCTCACTTGCAGGCGAATGCGCGTTCGGCCGGGATTGGCAAGATCATTGATGATGCGATGCTGGAGATCGAGAAGGCTAATCCTGAGCAACTGAAAGGGGTTTTGCCGAAGGATTATGCCCGTCCTTCGCTGGATAGTGTGATGCTGGGAGAGTTGATCGACCTGATTGCCAAGATCGGTATGGGGGGGAGTGACGATCAGGCGCTGGACGTGCTGGGCCGCGTGTATGAATACTTCCTTGGAGGTTTTGCGGGGGCAGAAGGCAAGCGCGGCGGAGAATTTTACACGCCCTCAAGCGTGGTGCGAACTCTTGTTTCGATGATCGAACCCTATAAGGGCCGTGTTTATGACCCGTGCTGTGGCTCTGGCGGGATGTTTGTTCAGTCTGAGCGCTTTGTGGAAGAACATGGCGGCAAGCTGGGTGATATTGCGATTTATGGGCAGGAGAGCAACCATACCACATGGCGCTTGGCAAAGATGAACCTTGCTGTGCGGGGCATTGGTGCGGATATTCGCTGGAACAATGAGGGTAGCTTCCTGCGCGATGAACTGCGGGATCTGCGCTTTGATTATATCCTTGCTAATCCGCCCTTTAACATTTCCGATTGGTGGAATGACGCGCTTGAGGAAGACCCGCGCTGGACGGATTACGGCAAGCCCCCGGCCAGCAATGCGAATTACGCCTGGTTGCAGCATATTTTATGGCATCTGGCCCCCCATGGGGTAGCGGGTGTGGTGCTGGCCAATGGCTCCATGTCCTCCAATCAAAACAACGAAGGCGAGATCCGTCGCCGCATGGTGGAAGCCGATGTGGTGGATTGTATGGTCGCACTGCCGGGGCAGTTGTTTTATTCCACGCAAATTCCGGCCTGTCTGTGGCTTTTGACCCGGAATAAAAAACCGAAAGACTGGCGTGACCGGTGCGGTGAGATGCTCTTTATTGACGCCCGTAAGCTTGGCTCCATGGTGGACCGTACTCGTCGGGAACTGACCGATGCGGATGTGGCAAAAATTGCGGCCATCTATCACGCATGGCGCGGCGAGAAAGGGGCGGAGGACTACGCGGATATTGCCGGGTTCTGCCGTTCTGTCTCGCTGGAGGAGGTCGCGCAGCATGGGTTTGTGTTGACGCCGGGGCGTTATGTGGGCGCAGAAGAACAAGAAGAAGACAGCGTGCCCTTTGCGGAGCGTTTTGCAGCGTTGGAGAAAACCTTGCAGGAGCAATTCCAGCAAGGGGAGGCTCTGAACGCGAAAATTAGCGCATCGTTAAAGCAGATTGTGGCGGAGGGCGCGGAATGA
- a CDS encoding NAD-dependent epimerase/dehydratase family protein yields the protein MKIFITGVAGFIGFHSALALLRRGHKVVGVDNLNNYYDPKLKLARLDILKEMKGFEFHKIDISDRESVDEIISKNVDIDVVLHLAAQAGVRYSLVDPYSYVQANVMGQVTLLEASRKLKQLKHFMYASSSSVYGRNCSLPFKESDSVDLPSSLYAVTKRAGELASEAYSYLYGIPQTGLRFFTVYGPWGRPDMAYFSFAKSITEGTPVTLYDGKDLSRDFTYIDDIVDGILLIMDHPPAAKEARILNLGGDHPEKVTDLLFYLEKYLGCSAKIDLKERPSSDVEKTWASLKGVEKLCGWKPKIPLEEGVRRFSEWYATFF from the coding sequence GTGAAAATTTTCATAACTGGTGTTGCAGGTTTTATCGGGTTCCATTCCGCATTGGCGTTGCTGAGGCGAGGCCACAAAGTTGTTGGTGTCGATAACCTTAATAATTATTACGATCCTAAATTGAAGCTGGCTCGATTAGATATTTTGAAGGAAATGAAGGGCTTTGAGTTTCATAAGATTGATATTTCAGATCGTGAATCGGTAGATGAGATTATTAGCAAAAATGTGGATATTGATGTTGTATTGCATTTAGCCGCTCAAGCAGGGGTAAGATATTCTCTTGTTGACCCTTATTCCTATGTTCAGGCCAATGTTATGGGGCAGGTAACGTTGCTTGAGGCGAGTCGTAAGCTGAAGCAATTGAAGCATTTTATGTATGCCTCATCGTCATCTGTTTATGGGCGGAATTGCTCTTTGCCTTTTAAGGAAAGTGATTCTGTTGATCTCCCAAGTTCTTTGTATGCTGTTACCAAGCGGGCTGGAGAGTTGGCGTCAGAAGCCTATAGTTATTTATATGGAATCCCGCAGACCGGATTAAGATTTTTTACGGTTTATGGCCCATGGGGGCGGCCGGATATGGCTTATTTTTCGTTTGCCAAATCGATAACAGAAGGGACGCCAGTAACATTATATGATGGGAAAGACCTATCACGGGATTTTACATATATAGATGATATCGTGGATGGTATTTTGTTGATTATGGATCATCCCCCAGCGGCTAAAGAAGCAAGAATTTTAAATTTGGGTGGAGATCACCCTGAAAAAGTAACGGATTTGCTTTTTTATCTAGAGAAATATTTAGGGTGTTCTGCAAAGATTGACCTTAAAGAGCGGCCATCATCAGATGTTGAAAAAACATGGGCCTCCCTGAAAGGGGTAGAAAAGTTATGTGGTTGGAAGCCGAAAATCCCTCTAGAAGAAGGGGTCAGAAGATTTAGTGAATGGTATGCAACTTTTTTTTGA
- a CDS encoding restriction endonuclease subunit S, with the protein MTNWQESTLESCIEVLLDYRGKSPPKSPVGIPVLSAKVVKTTGLQQPIEQKIHVDYYTTWMVRGLPRAGDVVMTTEGPMGEVIQLNEETAKYALGQRIVCLRGKDGTLDNTFLRYLLSSPSQQKIIESYSTGTTVPGISQKSLRSIPIFYPSFEKQKCIGSLLSALDDKIDLNRRMNETLEGMARALFKDWFVDFGPTRAKMAGQKPYLAQDIWDMFPNQLDDDGKPVGWVVVSLKDLASLCKETVNPSAFPDKKFEHYSLPAFDNGKTPVCEVGISIKSGKFIVARGSILLSKLNPEIQRVWLTSMQKQENTKVCSTEFLVLLPHAELLRSLVYCICVSEKFQEQIVSMVTGTSKSHQRVKPSEVILLNVSVGSKAMFEQFSQITGRFFEKIEQNSNEISSLAQMRDLLLPKLMSGEIHIKDAEKMVGDIL; encoded by the coding sequence ATGACTAATTGGCAAGAGAGTACCCTCGAAAGCTGTATTGAGGTTTTGCTGGATTATAGAGGAAAAAGCCCACCTAAATCGCCAGTGGGAATTCCTGTTTTGTCGGCGAAAGTTGTAAAAACTACGGGACTGCAGCAGCCGATAGAACAAAAAATTCATGTTGATTATTATACGACATGGATGGTGCGAGGTTTACCTCGTGCTGGTGACGTTGTGATGACTACCGAAGGTCCGATGGGGGAAGTTATTCAGCTTAACGAAGAAACAGCTAAATATGCTTTGGGGCAGCGCATAGTTTGTTTGCGGGGGAAAGATGGCACTTTAGATAATACGTTTCTCCGTTATCTTTTATCTTCGCCATCGCAGCAGAAAATAATCGAGAGTTACTCGACTGGAACAACTGTCCCGGGGATTAGTCAAAAATCTTTACGGTCTATCCCCATTTTTTACCCATCATTTGAGAAACAAAAATGTATTGGGTCTCTGCTTTCCGCCCTTGACGATAAGATTGATCTGAACCGTCGGATGAATGAGACGCTGGAGGGGATGGCGCGGGCGTTGTTTAAGGACTGGTTCGTCGATTTCGGACCAACGCGCGCAAAAATGGCCGGGCAAAAGCCTTATCTCGCTCAGGACATCTGGGACATGTTCCCCAATCAACTCGATGACGACGGAAAGCCCGTTGGGTGGGTGGTGGTTTCTCTTAAAGACTTGGCTTCTTTATGCAAAGAAACCGTTAACCCTTCGGCTTTCCCAGACAAAAAATTTGAGCATTATAGTTTGCCAGCCTTCGACAATGGAAAAACTCCAGTGTGTGAGGTGGGAATATCCATAAAAAGTGGAAAGTTTATTGTAGCTCGCGGTTCTATTCTTCTATCAAAATTGAATCCTGAGATTCAGCGTGTCTGGCTAACAAGTATGCAAAAGCAAGAAAATACCAAGGTATGTTCAACCGAATTTTTGGTTCTATTACCGCACGCAGAATTATTGCGGTCTTTAGTTTATTGCATTTGTGTAAGTGAAAAATTTCAAGAACAGATAGTGTCTATGGTTACGGGTACCTCTAAGAGTCATCAAAGGGTTAAACCGAGTGAAGTTATATTATTGAACGTAAGCGTAGGTTCAAAGGCGATGTTTGAACAATTTTCTCAAATAACAGGAAGATTTTTTGAGAAAATTGAACAAAATTCGAATGAAATAAGCTCTCTTGCCCAAATGCGCGATCTTCTCCTCCCTAAGCTTATGTCCGGAGAAATACATATCAAGGATGCGGAGAAAATGGTGGGGGATATTTTATGA
- a CDS encoding glycosyltransferase family 32 protein, with protein sequence MMTNDDISAWDAVRTEENEVSTQENRKKELIKLLDINPRAKSVYDAKGCETVEACFELANILHTDGQVLEAASFYGEGFDLHDKNPAHYPLAQSFLQTKLLCLMKAGHSIEEKDLDTLKSFSIPYYNFIKGIQLGWQQNNVDLALETIGNAYEEFHTGEEIDNLYLELALKKFGSSLFGEVKGTSIKKIPNNLFFYWDKNPPEEIQQNIDYHQSIESLSVKVFDKEEAAEWLYENYGLETRELFLSARHPAEAADFLRVHVINLLGGWWLDADIRLSQEGIKFIDSVNSEGVYFLTRKFVVHNDFFGSAENNPILNDCLLSLYRNSYLHKGLFIAYKTGPGVFNRAFNRLIHRRDEGLSMENKIEIYSQDDFNQYIEEFHTPYKHILPSWYTA encoded by the coding sequence ATGATGACGAATGATGATATTTCTGCTTGGGACGCAGTCCGAACTGAAGAAAATGAAGTTTCTACTCAAGAAAACAGAAAAAAAGAACTTATAAAGCTTTTGGATATTAACCCTCGAGCTAAAAGTGTTTACGACGCTAAAGGTTGTGAGACTGTTGAAGCTTGCTTTGAACTAGCTAATATCCTCCATACAGATGGGCAGGTGCTAGAAGCAGCATCTTTTTATGGAGAAGGATTTGATTTGCATGATAAAAATCCAGCTCATTATCCTTTAGCGCAGTCATTTCTTCAGACAAAATTGTTGTGTTTGATGAAAGCTGGACATTCTATTGAAGAAAAAGATCTGGATACTTTGAAATCGTTTTCTATACCATATTATAATTTTATTAAGGGGATACAGTTAGGTTGGCAGCAGAATAATGTTGATTTGGCTTTAGAAACTATAGGAAATGCATATGAGGAATTTCATACAGGGGAAGAGATTGATAATCTTTATTTAGAGTTGGCGTTAAAAAAATTTGGAAGTTCGTTATTTGGAGAGGTAAAAGGAACAAGCATAAAAAAAATACCTAACAACTTGTTCTTTTATTGGGATAAAAATCCCCCAGAAGAAATTCAGCAAAATATAGATTATCACCAAAGTATTGAGAGTTTGTCGGTTAAGGTTTTCGATAAAGAAGAAGCTGCTGAATGGCTATATGAAAATTATGGATTAGAAACTAGAGAGTTATTTTTGAGTGCTCGTCATCCTGCTGAAGCTGCTGATTTTTTAAGGGTGCATGTAATTAATCTTCTTGGTGGGTGGTGGCTGGATGCAGATATCAGGTTATCTCAGGAAGGTATTAAATTTATTGATAGTGTAAACTCAGAGGGGGTATATTTTTTAACAAGAAAATTTGTTGTTCATAATGATTTTTTTGGCTCTGCAGAGAATAATCCAATACTTAACGATTGCTTGCTAAGTTTGTATAGGAATAGTTATCTCCATAAGGGTCTATTTATTGCGTATAAAACCGGTCCAGGTGTTTTTAATCGTGCATTCAATCGTTTGATTCATCGGAGAGATGAGGGATTGTCTATGGAAAATAAAATAGAGATTTATAGCCAAGATGATTTCAATCAGTACATTGAAGAGTTTCATACGCCTTACAAACATATTTTACCGTCATGGTATACGGCTTAA
- a CDS encoding HI0074 family nucleotidyltransferase substrate-binding subunit, which produces MTLYLTPLERALDRLIEGWARHAGEPDDEQLRDGLIQRFEFTYELSHKTLKRFWESIAASPDEYDRMGFPDLIRSANEAGLLKSAWPQWSVFRKMRNMTSHTYNESSAKQVVATIPDFIEKARFLLAALKERAE; this is translated from the coding sequence ATGACTTTGTATCTTACCCCCCTAGAGCGTGCGTTGGACCGTTTGATAGAAGGCTGGGCGCGCCATGCAGGGGAGCCGGATGATGAGCAGTTGCGCGATGGGCTGATTCAGCGTTTTGAATTTACCTATGAGCTTAGTCACAAGACCTTAAAGCGTTTTTGGGAGAGCATCGCGGCCTCCCCCGATGAATATGACCGCATGGGTTTTCCGGATTTAATCCGCTCCGCCAATGAAGCGGGTTTGCTCAAAAGCGCGTGGCCGCAATGGAGCGTGTTTCGGAAAATGCGGAACATGACCAGCCATACCTACAATGAATCCTCCGCAAAGCAGGTTGTGGCGACCATTCCAGACTTTATTGAGAAAGCCCGTTTTCTGTTGGCAGCGTTGAAAGAGCGGGCAGAGTGA
- a CDS encoding nucleotidyltransferase family protein: MTGQVDITPEERAIVQRILRDIVPDREVRVFGSRVTGKAKPFSDLDLAIMGDEPLPLAVRARLEEAFSEADLPWKVDVLDWTQADARFRGIIYNSGTIIL, encoded by the coding sequence GTGACGGGGCAGGTGGATATTACGCCGGAAGAACGGGCGATTGTGCAGCGTATTTTGCGTGACATTGTCCCAGACCGGGAGGTGCGCGTCTTTGGGTCCCGCGTGACGGGCAAGGCCAAGCCGTTCTCAGATTTGGATTTGGCGATTATGGGCGATGAGCCTTTGCCTTTAGCCGTGCGGGCACGGTTGGAGGAGGCGTTTTCTGAGGCTGACCTGCCGTGGAAGGTGGATGTGCTGGACTGGACGCAGGCCGATGCGCGGTTTCGGGGAATAATTTATAATTCAGGTACTATAATTTTATGA
- a CDS encoding type I restriction endonuclease subunit R has translation MSFLSENDIENWACEILCETGYALADGSDISPGGAHPERDSLADVVLEGRLKAAIARLNPHLSESEQDEGLRAVLREDTPDHVEENRRLHGYLIDGVPVDVVREDGTQSGDRVRLLDFDDPWSNDFLAVRQFVVEKPDVNRRPDIVLFINGMPLGVVELKSPSSEQATLESAWNQFQTYRQYIPSLFRFNEALVIADGTQARVGSLTADYDRFMPWRTVDGEQVIAKNHEEMETVLRGVFAPGWFLPLLRDFVLFTEKDGCPVKILAGYHQFHAARRAVTQTVRATGGLTGEAGDKKVGVIWHTQGSGKSLLMTFYAGVIARHPEMGNPTIVVLTDRNDLDDQLFATFSGAQALLRQKPEQAEDRAQLKSLLRRVSGGVIFTTLQKFQPEEGATELPLLTDRRNVVVMADEAHRSQYGLKAKADNKTGAVSYGFAKHLRDALPNASFIGFTGTPVETVNSNTRAIFGDYIDVYDIAQAVEDGATVPIYYESRLARIQLDEDIAGELDDELAEIVDGLSENEEHKLSQKYSRVEALVGAEPRLRSVAADIVSHFEARLTALDGKGMIVCMSRAICVDLYNEIIRLRPEWGGTEDHDGVIKVVMTGSSSDPQEWLPHIGKKPKDRRELLAKRMKNNADPLKLVIVRDMWLTGFDVPSMHTMYVDKPMRGHGLMQAIARVNRVFKGKPGGLVVDYIGLAQNLQKALGQYSAGDRDQVGIDEDEAIRMMLERYEIVEAMFNPGQPGGFDYRPALAEGATPQRKLQAMAGALDHVLGQQQQDMVKAKSDEERRAAERRFPEAVKGLSVAYALASASDQAQLLRDAVGFFEAVRAALMKKVADVKGGRSVQDRELAVKQLISRAVISTDIIDIMEAAGIGRPDISILSDAFLHEVREMPQRNLAIEALKKLLEGQIRTRGASNMTEAERFSERLEKAVARYHANALTSAEMLEQLIAMAKEMAEARDRGEELGLSPEEVAFYDALSRNESAKEAMEDPALRTLAGALVVTIRNNATVDWTIMAQARAKMRKEVKRLLRKHGYPPDFSEEAIRYILKQAEEFAPSWAAKA, from the coding sequence ATGAGCTTCCTCTCCGAAAACGACATCGAAAATTGGGCCTGCGAGATACTGTGTGAAACAGGATATGCACTGGCGGATGGCTCGGATATCTCGCCCGGTGGCGCGCACCCAGAGCGGGATTCACTGGCAGATGTTGTGTTGGAGGGGAGGCTAAAAGCCGCGATTGCACGGCTGAACCCGCATTTATCCGAAAGTGAGCAGGATGAAGGCTTGCGGGCCGTTTTGAGGGAGGACACACCGGACCATGTGGAGGAAAACCGCCGTCTGCATGGTTATCTGATTGACGGTGTGCCGGTCGATGTTGTGCGGGAGGATGGGACACAATCGGGCGACCGGGTGCGGTTGTTGGATTTTGACGATCCGTGGTCTAATGATTTTCTGGCGGTGCGGCAATTTGTGGTTGAAAAGCCTGATGTGAACCGCAGGCCGGATATTGTGCTGTTCATTAATGGTATGCCGCTGGGTGTGGTGGAATTAAAAAGCCCAAGCTCCGAACAGGCGACGTTGGAATCCGCGTGGAACCAGTTCCAGACCTATCGGCAGTATATTCCATCGCTGTTCCGCTTTAATGAAGCGCTGGTGATTGCGGATGGGACACAAGCGCGGGTTGGCTCCCTCACGGCGGATTATGACCGTTTCATGCCGTGGCGTACGGTGGATGGTGAGCAGGTTATTGCGAAAAACCACGAAGAGATGGAGACGGTTCTGCGCGGTGTGTTCGCGCCGGGGTGGTTTCTGCCGTTACTGCGTGATTTTGTGCTGTTTACGGAAAAGGACGGTTGCCCAGTTAAAATTTTAGCGGGGTATCACCAGTTCCACGCTGCTCGCCGTGCTGTGACGCAGACGGTCCGCGCGACTGGTGGCCTGACGGGGGAGGCTGGGGATAAGAAGGTCGGGGTTATTTGGCATACGCAGGGTTCCGGTAAGAGCCTGTTGATGACGTTTTATGCCGGGGTGATTGCGCGACACCCAGAAATGGGCAACCCGACGATTGTTGTGTTGACGGACCGTAACGATCTGGATGATCAGCTTTTCGCGACATTTTCCGGGGCGCAGGCGCTGTTGCGGCAAAAGCCGGAGCAGGCGGAAGATCGCGCGCAATTAAAGTCGTTATTGCGACGTGTATCAGGCGGTGTGATTTTTACGACGTTGCAGAAATTCCAGCCGGAAGAGGGCGCAACAGAACTCCCGCTTTTAACGGATCGACGCAATGTGGTCGTGATGGCGGATGAGGCGCATCGCAGCCAATATGGGCTGAAGGCGAAAGCTGACAATAAAACCGGTGCTGTGTCGTACGGTTTTGCAAAGCATTTGCGGGATGCGCTGCCCAATGCGTCGTTTATTGGCTTTACGGGTACGCCGGTTGAGACGGTGAATTCTAACACGCGCGCCATTTTTGGCGATTATATTGATGTGTATGACATCGCGCAGGCGGTGGAAGATGGCGCGACGGTCCCCATTTATTATGAGAGCCGTCTGGCACGGATCCAGCTTGATGAGGATATAGCGGGCGAGTTGGACGACGAGTTGGCGGAGATCGTCGACGGGCTTTCGGAAAATGAAGAGCACAAGTTAAGCCAGAAATACTCGCGGGTTGAGGCGCTGGTCGGAGCAGAGCCGCGTTTGCGGAGTGTGGCGGCGGATATTGTGTCTCATTTTGAGGCGCGTCTGACCGCGCTTGATGGCAAGGGCATGATTGTGTGCATGAGCCGTGCCATTTGCGTGGATTTATACAACGAGATTATCCGCTTACGCCCGGAATGGGGCGGTACAGAAGATCATGATGGTGTGATTAAGGTGGTGATGACGGGGAGTTCGTCTGATCCACAGGAATGGTTACCCCACATTGGGAAAAAGCCAAAGGATCGTCGGGAATTGCTGGCAAAGCGCATGAAGAATAATGCCGATCCGCTCAAATTGGTGATTGTGCGGGATATGTGGCTCACCGGGTTCGATGTGCCGTCCATGCACACTATGTATGTTGATAAGCCGATGCGCGGGCATGGGTTGATGCAGGCGATTGCGCGCGTCAATCGGGTGTTTAAGGGTAAGCCGGGCGGTTTGGTGGTGGATTATATCGGGCTGGCCCAGAATTTGCAGAAGGCGCTGGGACAGTACTCCGCCGGGGACCGGGATCAGGTCGGGATTGATGAGGACGAAGCGATCCGCATGATGCTGGAGCGCTATGAGATTGTGGAGGCGATGTTCAATCCGGGTCAGCCGGGAGGATTTGATTATCGCCCAGCCTTAGCGGAGGGGGCGACGCCGCAGAGAAAGTTGCAGGCTATGGCCGGTGCGTTGGATCATGTGCTGGGACAGCAACAACAGGACATGGTGAAAGCGAAATCCGATGAAGAGCGCAGGGCGGCTGAGCGTCGTTTTCCTGAAGCTGTAAAGGGCTTGTCGGTTGCTTATGCGCTGGCCTCGGCCAGTGATCAGGCGCAGCTATTGCGTGATGCGGTTGGGTTTTTCGAGGCTGTCCGCGCGGCGTTGATGAAGAAGGTGGCCGATGTGAAAGGTGGCCGGAGCGTGCAGGACCGGGAGCTAGCGGTTAAGCAGTTAATCAGTCGCGCTGTCATCTCGACGGATATTATCGATATTATGGAAGCCGCAGGGATTGGGCGGCCCGATATTTCGATTTTATCGGATGCGTTTTTGCATGAAGTGCGAGAGATGCCGCAGCGTAATTTGGCGATTGAAGCGCTAAAGAAGCTGTTAGAAGGGCAGATCCGCACGCGGGGTGCGTCTAATATGACGGAGGCTGAACGGTTCTCGGAGCGGTTGGAAAAAGCCGTAGCCCGGTATCATGCCAATGCTCTGACTTCGGCTGAGATGCTGGAGCAGTTGATTGCCATGGCAAAGGAGATGGCGGAGGCCCGTGATCGGGGCGAAGAGTTGGGTCTATCGCCAGAGGAAGTCGCGTTTTACGATGCGCTCTCACGCAATGAGAGTGCGAAAGAGGCGATGGAAGACCCCGCTTTGCGTACGCTTGCCGGTGCGCTTGTCGTCACGATCCGCAATAATGCCACGGTGGACTGGACCATCATGGCGCAGGCCCGCGCTAAAATGCGGAAAGAGGTCAAGCGCTTGCTCCGCAAGCACGGATACCCGCCTGATTTCTCAGAAGAGGCCATCCGCTATATTCTCAAACAGGCTGAAGAGTTCGCTCCCTCATGGGCTGCGAAGGCTTGA